The Chloroflexota bacterium nucleotide sequence TGGCGGAGAGCTAGACCAACAAACCGCGGAGCTGCTGGAGGGGATCGGCCACACGGTCTGCGAGCGGTGGCGCGAGCCCGACGACGGGATCTGGGAAGCCCGCGCCGGGCGCTTTCACTACACCCATTCGAAGGTTCTTTGCTGGGTGGCGCTCGATCGGCTGATCGCCATGCACGGGGCCGGCCACGTGCGCGGCGACGTCAGCCGATTTCGTCGCGAGCGCGACGCGATTCGCTCCGAGATCGAATCGCGGGGCTTCAATACGCGCATCGGGAGCTACGTCCGGATCTTCGACGGGGACGAAGTGGACTCGGCGCTCCTGGTTCTGCCTTTCTACGCGTACGCCGGCGCGACCGACCCGCGGATGCACGCGACGTTTGAGCGGGTTCGTTCCATCCTGGGCACAAATGGTCTCATGTACCGCTACCAGCCGGGCACCGACGATGGTCTGCCAGGACGTGAGGCCGCGTTCGGGATCTGCAGCTTCTGGGCGGCTGAGTACCTGGCGCTCGCGGGTCGTGTTGCGGAATCCCAGTCGGCCATCAGCAAGCTGCTCGACTATGCAAACGATCTCGGCCTGTTTGCTGAGGAAATCGATCCTGAATCGGGGGCCGCGCTCGGGAACTTCCCCCAGGCGTTCACCCACGTGGGGTTGATCAACGCGGCGCTGTCTCTCTGTGAGGCCATGGGCCTGCGGAGCGAGGTGCCAGCCGCCGAGCGTCCCAGCCTGGTCGTCCAGGACCCTGCATGAACTGGCAGAGCGCCCTCACCGCGGGATTCGTGGCAACAGTCGTCATGACGACGATGATGTCCGGGAGCCAGAGCCTGCGACTGACGCGAATGAGTGTCCCATTCATGCTCGGAACGATTTTTACGCCCGATCGCGATCGCGCGCGGCTCCTGGGTTTTGTGGTCCACCTCCTGAACGGCTGGTGGATTGCATTGGTGTACGGTGCGCTTTTCGAGACGCAGGGAGACGCCACCTGGTGGGCCGGAGCGGCAATGGGCCTGGTGCACGGGATCTTCGTTCTGGTCGCGCTCATGCCCATCCTGCCGGGCCTGCATCCGCGGATGGCGAGCGAGCAGCGCGGGCCGACGCCGACGAAGGAGCTCGAACCGCCGGGGTTCATGGCGCTGAACTACGGCCGCCGCACGCCCATCTCTGTCATCGTCTCCCACGTCGTGTACGGGATCATCCTCGGCCTCATGTATCAGACGGCGGCCACGGCCTGATGGCGGCCGCGCCGCGAGCCGCATTCCCTTTCACATCGGCTCCGGAGCCCAAGGCGGAGCGTCAGCCCGCCCTACCGCAGCTCCCACTCGTAAACGTTCCATGCGATGTCGGATTCCGGGGCGACCGTCTGCGGGCCGTGGAGCGCCGCGACGTGCGCGACCGGAATCGGGTTGAAGTAGAGCGGCAGCGCGGGCACCTCCTCCGTGTAGATCTGGAGCATCTCCCCGATGAGCTTGACCCGCTGCTGCTGGTCGAGCGTACCGTTGAATTCGTCGGCGATCCGGTCGAATTGTGGACTGGACCATCCGCCTCGGTTGAATCCGATCCACCTGTTCTCCGGCCGCGGCATGGCGATTGTCGTCTGTGCGGCGAGGGTGTCCTCGCCGAGCGGCGTGCTGAAGGTGAAAAGGCCGGGGAAGCTCGATCGCGCCTGGCCGTCCTGCGCCTGGGCCACGGGGAGCACGGACTCGCTGACCTCGAAACCCGCTTGGCGCCAGCTCGCGCCCAGGATCGAAAGCTCGGACTCGTTCTGGCTCGACGACGTGGTGGTGAGGCCGAAGGAGAGCCGCCCAGCGCTCGGGCTGGCCCAAACGCCGTCCGCGCCCCGCGCGAAGCCGGCGTCGGTGAGGAGCGACTGTGCTCGGGCCAGGTCGTACTGGTACCGCGTCACCATTGGCTCGATGGCCGAGAAATAGTCGACCGTGCTGGGAACGAATGGGACGTCCGACATGATCCCCTGGCCTTCGAAGAGGGCCTGATTGAGCCCCTGCTTGTCCATCGTCAGGGCCAACGCCTTGCGAACTCGACGATCCGCCAAGCCGGGCGTGGCCAGAAGCTCCGGGCGAAACTGGACGTAGCTGGAGCGCCACAGGCTCGGTTTCACGAGCACGCTGCCGCCGGTGGGGCCCCACTCCCGCTGCAGGGTCAGCCCCTGCTCGAACCGGATCGAGTCGTCAGCCGAGAACTGCACCTCGCCGGCCAGCAGGTTCGCCAGGGTCGTGTTGGGGTCGCCGATGAAGATGATCCGCACGCGGCCAATCTTCGGCGCGCCGAGGACGTGACGGTTGAAGGCCGTGGCCTCGATGAACGCGCCGGGCTCCCATCGGTCCAGGCGGAACGGGCCCGCGCCGATGTAGTCCTGAGTCCAGTAGGAATTGGCGGCGAAAACTTCGGGTGTGGATGTTTGCAGGGCGCTGTCGAGGATGTGCTTGGGTAGCGGCGGAAACTGGTCGGACAAGATGCCCGCGTCGTAATATGGCCGCTTCCACCGAACGGTTACGGTCAAAGGGTCGGGAGCCACCACCTCGTCGATGAGGCTGTCGGGCGGTGAGTTCGGGGTGCCGAGACCGGATGTTGTAAAAGCGCGCCACGAGAACACGAAGTCGTCCGCCGTAAGCGGCTCGCCGTCGTGCCACACGAGATTGGGCTTGAGCTTGTAGGTCGTCTCCATATGGCCGTCAGGCGACACCTGCCACGTGTCGGTGTTGAGCTGCGGCAGCTGCGACGCCAAATACGGCACCGGCTGTCCGCGCTGATTGAACAGGACCAGGTTCGCGTTGAACAGGCGAAGCGTCGTCGTGAGGGTCACGCCGCGCGCCTGCTGCTTGTAGGCGAGCGAAATAGGCTCGACGCGAATCGCGATGACGAGGGTTCGGGTTCGGTCGGTCGCGGTGTCGGAAGTAGCGGAGCTGGACGGCGTCCCCTGGGTGCGGGACGGAGCGCCCGCTTGCGTGCAACCGGTCATGAGGAGAAGTAGAAGCGCGGCAAGGCAAAATCGACGCACAAGCTGCAAGAGGATTTCCCCTTTCGTGGAAGGTACCGTCCGAAGCCCCGCGCCGTACGTTACCACGAGGGAAGCGCGGTTGAGAAGGGAACGCGGCAAGCCGACGCTTCGCCAGCCTTCAAGAGCGGCGGAAGCGGAACCGCCCGGACGAGCCTTCGATGCGGCGCGTCCGATGGACCAGCATCAGTTGACGCACGACGCGGCCCTGTGCCACAGTCAGGGCATTCCGGCGAGGAGTGTAGACGATGCTGACGCGCGAGGAGCAGGAACGGCTGACGCAGACCGGTCCGGGGACCCCGATGGGGAACCTCTTGCGGCGGTACTGGCACGCCATCGCGACAGTAGCCGACTTGGACAAGGACCCCGTGCGCCCGGTGCGCTTGCTCAGCGAGGACCTCGTCCTGTTCCGAACCGATGGGGGCGTGCTCGGGCTGATCGGGGAGCGATGCGCGCACCGGGGCATCTCTCTCGCTTATGGCATCCCGCAGGAGAACGGGCTGCGTTGCGCCTACCACGG carries:
- a CDS encoding peptide ABC transporter substrate-binding protein; translation: MRRFCLAALLLLLMTGCTQAGAPSRTQGTPSSSATSDTATDRTRTLVIAIRVEPISLAYKQQARGVTLTTTLRLFNANLVLFNQRGQPVPYLASQLPQLNTDTWQVSPDGHMETTYKLKPNLVWHDGEPLTADDFVFSWRAFTTSGLGTPNSPPDSLIDEVVAPDPLTVTVRWKRPYYDAGILSDQFPPLPKHILDSALQTSTPEVFAANSYWTQDYIGAGPFRLDRWEPGAFIEATAFNRHVLGAPKIGRVRIIFIGDPNTTLANLLAGEVQFSADDSIRFEQGLTLQREWGPTGGSVLVKPSLWRSSYVQFRPELLATPGLADRRVRKALALTMDKQGLNQALFEGQGIMSDVPFVPSTVDYFSAIEPMVTRYQYDLARAQSLLTDAGFARGADGVWASPSAGRLSFGLTTTSSSQNESELSILGASWRQAGFEVSESVLPVAQAQDGQARSSFPGLFTFSTPLGEDTLAAQTTIAMPRPENRWIGFNRGGWSSPQFDRIADEFNGTLDQQQRVKLIGEMLQIYTEEVPALPLYFNPIPVAHVAALHGPQTVAPESDIAWNVYEWELR